The stretch of DNA AACCACATATCTCTCCCATGGTCTGTTACCCGTTTGGAAGCTTTTAACCAGAATTTTTGGCAATAtgcttttcttcaaataaaacaaGCCTTCAAATAAATCATTATGTCTGACAACTGAATTGGGCAAAGTCTTTCTGAAATATGTGTAATCTTTagaaaattcttcttttttccttcataaatcAGCAGTGCTCCATCTTCAAATCAATCACGATCAGTCACAATCTTAACTCATGCGCTCATATGTTCTCTTCATCCAACATTTTGTTGATACCATCACATAGTTTTTGTAAGTGAGGTTTAAAATTCCCAAAAGGATTATACAAGGCAGCCAAAAAGTCACAATCTGAAAAATGATCAAAGACATTATTAACCCGTCCATGTGACTTGGCAGTGAGGTGACGCTGAATGATTTGGTGCAGCATCTCTCTGCATTCATTTAACAGCCTGGATAACACATTCCGGTCAAAGGTATAATCCACCTGGTGGAAACTGACCACGGTCATAGCAAGTTGATGAACTTTCTTCTTAAATTTCTCCATCAGTGCTAGCTCATCTTGATTAAACTGATTATTCCTGTAAAGAATGGCCAGCTTGATGACCGTCTTGATAAGGTTCTTGATGAtcttctctgcctccttcttGTTTTGGGTGTACTCCCTGGTCACTCTGTAGAGCTCATCCAGCACCTCACTACTCGTGTCATCTATTAAGGTGGTGGCGATGGATTTGGACACCATTTTACCCAAGATCTTCTTTTGTGCCTGAACGGCCAGGTTTTTGGAATTAAAGACATCTGTGGCCactaaaaaaataagagagaggaaaagaattaACAATTTGTAGATATCAGCAAGCGAAGCGAACTAAAAACAGGTATTAGGGAGCacttttttccctcattttcccACCATTTGTGGTTTGTCTTCCATCTACTGACATTAGTCTCTGTTCAGAAAAGAATTTTTGGCTGGGTggagtagctcacgcctgtaatcccaacactttgggaggccggggtgggcggaccacttgagatcaggagtttgagaccagcctggccaacatgggcatggtggcaggagcctataatcccagctactcaggaggctgaggcagaagaattgcttgaacccaggaggtggaggttgcagtgagctgagattgctctactgcactccagcctgggtgacacagcaagactctgtctcaaaacaaacaaaaaatacaaaatcagctctACACCTGTCATCTGGGCAACAGCAACCAGAAGCgatttaaaagaaattcatttaaaTGGAAGAAGAACAAATGGCAAAGCCATAATACTGAGTAAAATGGCAGATTAAGCAAATCAAAAGGAGAGCCTTGTTTTATAATCCAGTTGCAAAAAGTGTCAAATTTCCCAAGACATTGGCCAGTGCCTACCAATTTGGCTGTCCTAAGTACCTTGAATTTCAACCTCCAAAAGTCGAGTGTTGGAAAGAAGTGCTCCTTGGAGAGCTCATTGTCACTTGCTATTTCTGATGAATGGCCATTGtttgctttacatttttatacattttggagAAATGACCTTTTTCATGAGCTAATGAAATGTGCTACATGaaaaatatactttgaaaaaGCTGTTGCTTAGAGTTTACTTTTGGAATTATAACTTCTGACAGATGTTTACAATATACATAATAATGGctgtacatattaaatattaaagagaCACTATATGTAATCTTCCTAGCTTAGAGCTGGTCAAgggaaaatgctcaataaatgtttattctcCAAACCAAGTTTACTTCTTTCTACCACAATTTTCCCCACTCCATGCAGgtagcaatctttttttttttttgagatggagtttcgctctttttgcccaggctggagtgcaatggcatgatcttggttcactgcaacttccacctccccggttcaagtgattctcacaccttgctctccagagtagctggaattacaggcgccctccaccatgcccaactaattttgtattttcagtagagacgggatttcaccaggttggccaggctggtctctaactcctgacctcaggtgatctgcccaccttggcctcccaaagtgctgggattacaggcatgagccactgcacctggcccatgtgGCAATCTTTAAACTACTCCTCTACAACTGTGCTTTCTCCTGCTTCTCCTAAGGCTTAAGAACTGCAGTTCTTTGGGTGTCTACTCCATCTCTGAGTCA from Macaca nemestrina isolate mMacNem1 chromosome 6, mMacNem.hap1, whole genome shotgun sequence encodes:
- the LOC105500028 gene encoding tumor necrosis factor alpha-induced protein 8 isoform X1 — protein: MHSEAEEFKEVATDVFNSKNLAVQAQKKILGKMVSKSIATTLIDDTSSEVLDELYRVTREYTQNKKEAEKIIKNLIKTVIKLAILYRNNQFNQDELALMEKFKKKVHQLAMTVVSFHQVDYTFDRNVLSRLLNECREMLHQIIQRHLTAKSHGRVNNVFDHFSDCDFLAALYNPFGNFKPHLQKLCDGINKMLDEENI
- the LOC105500028 gene encoding tumor necrosis factor alpha-induced protein 8 isoform X2, with product MLKLVATDVFNSKNLAVQAQKKILGKMVSKSIATTLIDDTSSEVLDELYRVTREYTQNKKEAEKIIKNLIKTVIKLAILYRNNQFNQDELALMEKFKKKVHQLAMTVVSFHQVDYTFDRNVLSRLLNECREMLHQIIQRHLTAKSHGRVNNVFDHFSDCDFLAALYNPFGNFKPHLQKLCDGINKMLDEENI
- the LOC105500028 gene encoding tumor necrosis factor alpha-induced protein 8 isoform X3 is translated as MHTHVATDVFNSKNLAVQAQKKILGKMVSKSIATTLIDDTSSEVLDELYRVTREYTQNKKEAEKIIKNLIKTVIKLAILYRNNQFNQDELALMEKFKKKVHQLAMTVVSFHQVDYTFDRNVLSRLLNECREMLHQIIQRHLTAKSHGRVNNVFDHFSDCDFLAALYNPFGNFKPHLQKLCDGINKMLDEENI
- the LOC105500028 gene encoding tumor necrosis factor alpha-induced protein 8 isoform X4 yields the protein MATDVFNSKNLAVQAQKKILGKMVSKSIATTLIDDTSSEVLDELYRVTREYTQNKKEAEKIIKNLIKTVIKLAILYRNNQFNQDELALMEKFKKKVHQLAMTVVSFHQVDYTFDRNVLSRLLNECREMLHQIIQRHLTAKSHGRVNNVFDHFSDCDFLAALYNPFGNFKPHLQKLCDGINKMLDEENI